In the genome of Dasypus novemcinctus isolate mDasNov1 chromosome 30, mDasNov1.1.hap2, whole genome shotgun sequence, one region contains:
- the LOC111759650 gene encoding olfactory receptor 7A17-like — MENQTHVLEFVLLGLSDDTELQLLIFGLFLSMYLLIIVGNLLIILAIITDSQLHTPMYFFLSNLSFTDICFTSTTVPKMLLNIQTKNKTITYENCLSQIFFFMLFGQLEISLLTAMAYDRFVAICHPLHYTVIMKPRVCGLLMLTSWLLSVFVSLLHDLMVLRLSFCTELEMPQFFCELNQVFQLACSDTFLNILVLYFESGFLTVIPLIGILFSYSKIASSILRISTMEGKYKALSTCGSHLSVVTLFYSTGLGVYLSSAATKNSRSIAVASVMYMVVTPMLNPFIYSLRNKDIKQGLKKLRNILFMKGLFV, encoded by the coding sequence ATGGAAAACCAAACACATGTTTTAGAATTTGTCCTCCTTGGTCTCTCAGATGATACTGAATTGCAACTTCTCATCTTTGGattgttcctgtccatgtacctgctCATCATAGTTGGGAACCTGCTAATCATCTTGGCCATCATCACTGACTCCCAActtcacacacccatgtacttcttcctctccaatctctcttttacagatatctgttttacctctaccactgtcccaaagatgctaCTGAACATCCAGACAAAGAACAAAACTATAACTTATGAAAACTGCCTCAGCCAGATATTTTTTTTCATGCTATTTGGGCAATTAGAAATCTCCCTCTTGACTGCAATGGCTTACgaccgctttgtggccatctgtcaccctctgcactacacagtcatcatgaaacCCCGGGTCTGTGGCCTCCTGATGCTgacatcctggttattgagtgttttcgTCTCCCTTTTGCATGACTTAATGGTTTTgcgattgtctttttgtacagagttggaaatgccacagtttttctgtgaacttaatcaggtcttccaacttgcttgttctgacactTTCCTCAATATACTAGTGCTGTATTTTGAAAGTGGGTTTCTCACTGTTATTCCACTCATTGGCATCCTTTTCTCTTATTCTAAGATTGcatcctccattttgagaatttcaacaatGGAGGGCAAGTATAAAGCTTTATCaacttgtgggtctcacctctcagtagttaCCTTGTTTTATAGCACAGGGCTTGGAGtatatcttagctctgctgctaccaaaaACTCAAGGTCAATTGCagtagcctcagtgatgtacatggTGGTCACTCCCATGCTGAACCCTTTTatctacagtcttagaaacaaggacataaagcagggcTTAAAAAAACTGAGAAACATTCTTTTTATGAAAGGACTCTTTGTGTAA